DNA sequence from the Nicotiana tomentosiformis chromosome 3, ASM39032v3, whole genome shotgun sequence genome:
tttcaacattgtctctgagaaaatgatgttgcacatcaatgtgctttgtcctcTTATGCTGAACCgagttctttgccatgttgagagcatTGATATTATCACATAGTAATGGCATGCAATCAGAAAATATACCAAAGTCCTCCAGCTACTGCTTGATCCACAGTAGCTGAGCGCAGCAAGAGGCAGTTGCCACATACTCAACTTCTACAGTTGAAAGAGCCATAGAGTTTTGTTTCCTGGTACCCCATGAAATCATCCCAGAAAATGTGCCATTCCAgatgtgctctttctatccactagATAACCAACATAATCAGCATCGGCATACCTAATTAAGTTGAAATTGTCTCCTAAAAGATAGTAGAGAACCAGATCTtgcgttcctttgagataccttAGAATTCTCTTGGTAGCCTTCAGATAAGATTTCTTTGTGGAGATGGAAAATGGTTCAAATAATTGTTCTGGCTTTATCTCGAAATCCAAAGCAAAGTATGTGGTAACGCAAAAAAATGTGGATCCAAGATCCATAAGAGCATAAGCATCAAGCGTGCAAACAGTGAGTATACCTATAACAACAACATCTGAATCCTCTACAGTAGGGTGAGTAGGCATAGCATGGAAGCGGGGTTGAGTCCCCATAGAATTAGCAATTTTTTGATGTGTCTTTTCTGCATTACGACCACCATGGGTCCCATTTCCCCGAGGTGGGGGTGGTGTAGCTGAAGTAGTAGCCATGGAAGCTGTCGGTTGGGCCCTTGATCCCTGTTGCCCATTGGGCAGAACCACTTCATGTGGCCTACCTGACCACACCCATAGCATGGGCGTCGAATCACTGGAGATGAGTCAGAATGTCTAGAACGTGAGCCTACACTACTCTTAACCTGTTAAGTGGTCCTCCAATCACTTTGAGCTAGTCTAGTCTTACCTTTATGTCCCGAACTATAAGCCACTGGTAGGTCACCAAAAGCGGTTTGTACCATAGATTATGGTGGCCTAGATGGCCCCCCACTATTTTGACCCTCGCCCAAACTGGGCACTGCACTAAAAGTACCAAAGGTATGAGCCTTTTTGTTCTGTTCTCTGTTAACTTTTTCCTCTTGCTGAATCCTCTCAAAATCCATAGCTAAGTTCACAAAGTCAGCATAAGTAGTGTTCCTCCTTCCACTATCCGCTTCCTTTCGAACACTCAGAATCAACCCACGAGCAAAGTGATCAATTTTGTCATCATCCGTGGGGATGAGGTGGGGAGCATAGCGAGAAAACTTCTCAAACATGATGTTGTACTCTGAAACAGACATAGTATCCTTCTTTAAGGTCTCAAATGATACTGCCAGAGCGGCCCTAACTCCTGGTGGCAACCACTTCTTAACAAGCATTTTGGTGAATACTTCCAAGTCATTGGAGGAGCATCCTCCGGTCTACTTTTCTCTATACCTTTAAACCAAAGTTCAGCCACATCTTTCAACTGGTATGCTGCTAATATAACAACTCGATGATCCTTCACTCCTAGTAAGGTAGTGGTTTTCTCTGTCTCCTCAAGAAAGTCGCGTGGGTCCGCAAGAGGATCTGTTCCAGTAAATGTTGGTGATCCAAGCCTTACAAACTTCATGGCTAATTGTGCCATGTCCTCGGTCACTAGTGCTCTCATGCCTCCCCGATGGAGAGCTTGAATACCCATCTATAGGTTTTGTTGGGTCTGCATAGCCATTAGCTCTGCAAAAGTATCCACGGTCTTCCTTATGTCGAGAAATGTCTCATCTAAGTGGTTTGGCACTAGAGGTGGGGCAGGTGCCTCATCAACTTCTTCCTCATGCTCCTCCACCATTCTGGGAGCAACAGGAGCTGGCATAGTTCGTGTCTTTGCAGCCTTCGAAGGTCGGCCCTTAAGTCTGACGGATGTCCCTCCCGAAGCCAGGAGCATCTTTTCTATTCACATACCGCGTGAGTTCACCATGTTCTATGAATCGAGATAATGCACGAGTTAAGAAACCTCTTAGATTTAAGCTCTAATGCACGATCTAGAATAGGGAGAAAGaatgaaatatttttattatgtCTATGTAGCCCTCCAGatataaatgtggtgcacaacacactaaTAAAGagaactctactagacatgaTTCCATAGATGCCCTAGGACTCCActtagaacctagtgctctgataccaagtttgtcacgacctaaGATCTACTTGACCGGCACTCGTCACACCACCTgacccgagcgaaccaaaccCATATATAACTCCTCTCATATATGCATGCGGAAGCCTTTTGAAACATAGACATTTTTAAACAATAAAATCCATGCATGAAACTTAACCTTTAAAATGATTATTTTCAttaaataaaatacataaatgTAATTGTTCATTCATACATGCCATATGAGTAACCATAGCTTACAACCCAAAAGAATAAACTACTATTGTCTATGAAATCTCTATAATACAAAATGAATATAGTCGACCGAGACAAGCCCCGATGACTCAAAACCATAAAATAAATGTTACTCCACGATAGTAAGAGTGGAGCCTTATTATAGAGCAAAACAATCAAAGATAAGCCCCTGCAAGCTTCTCCAAAAAATTCAACACAAAACTCtaaatgattttctcttcttttgaaGTTCTAGTAGGAGGAAACCCTAAGGGATGAAGAACCAAGGTAGGAGTTGAGATCTTCACCAAATAAGGTAAGTATACTTccctctttcatccatttttctgctggaaaagtAGAGAAATTTGTTCTATAATTATAAGAACTCACaagacggtgatcggaagccgtgagttggATTGTCTGCTTTGCTactatttttggagttttggaggagaaagggtGTGGAGAAAACCATATAATGGCGGGGTTGTGGACGCAACCTGGAGCTCGCAACTTTCAATCCCACACGACGCACTGCAGCCGTCACATTATCTCATGAAAAtaagaaaatctcataatcaactccgaatcacaagcaAGATGAACACCTCGTCAACCAATAACCTTCCACCTAACTCAATCCGGGAGGACATCACTACATGCAACACATCTTCAATACCTCCAGAAGAGATCAACTCAAAACTGTGGCCATAACCATTGTGAATTCTTCGAAATCCACTAACACATAATCAAGTCATCAGAATTGATTTCCTCTAACTCAACGGAGTTACGCGAACTCCTAAACCTAGAAGTAACTCAATCCAAATCTCGCTCTGGAAGGACCTTCTTCAAATTCGAAACCGTTTCTTGCTCCTCTCTAATACTTCCAATTCGAGTCCATACTGATATAGAAGTACTACAATTCTAGCCACCATCCACTACTGATCTCAAGCTCTAACCATGCACCaatctaaaaattttaaaatgccatatatgaatcttgaactcatCTAAACCTTTGCGATTGTCATCCACCTTGCTCTAATATCCACAACACAACAAATATGCACCGAATAACTTGCACTTTACGATCACCTGAATAACCAGAAGAAGCAACCAAGCAATTTCATTTCCTTGCACACTGCATCCGCAATGAGCATTAGACTTGAATCATTCCCATGACCTCAATTTACCAGTAAGGCATATTAAATCATGCATCCACCGACTCCTTGCTCGAAATCATCCTCGATAAAACCTTCCTCAAATCATAGTCAATCCACAAGCACATCCTAGTCCAAGAACTAATACAATGCATGACCATGCAATTCAATCATCGATAGCAATTCCCCCGCTTAGCTCGAAGACATAGAACACATCGTTGGTAATCCACTGTACCATTCCTTCAAAGCTGCCCCAGCCCCGCACAGATAATCAACTAACACCTCATAAACTCGTGTAACACTAGTCATCAAACACTCCAAAGACTCTGTTGAGTGACAGTCAAATCGATTTCCTCAAATGCTCCAAAATGATAATATATGCATTCCACTGAATAGAAACCTCATACTAAACACGCAATCTCAAATCTTCACGAAAGGAGATAACCCACCGGCTAGACTCAAATCAACACCTTCCCATGACTCCACCATGGTCACAACTAGGAAGCCGACTAATACTCCCGAGCCTACACTTGCCGACAAGATATCATAGTCCGCTTCATCCCCTAAATGAACAACTGGAAGATATACCAACACATCAACAATAAAGCCTGGACAACATATCGCGGCAGTAATCAAGCATCCACAGCCCTTCGCAGCCCATCCGCAACGTCACAAGTCGATGATGCCCAATGATATTTGGTGTTCAGCATCACATATGGATGAATATGAAAAATCAAAGTCATAGGTTTCAGACTGAAACAAGGTCGcacgataagaaaagaaagaagggagatcctaaatgccctatagcctctcgaagatatgtatggacatcatcatactgaTTCGCAAAACTCCATTAGACATTTttcgtgactcgtaaaacctacTAACCTAGTGcgctgataccaatttgtcacggcccaaaaacTACCCAGttgtaatggcacctaaccctaatgctaggtaagccaaacaagcAATAAGGTAACTCAAATGATAGATtactaataaaaagaaataaagtgaCTAGATTCTTAACAACCTCCCAAAGACTGGTACCAACCGAAATGAAGAATAAGTACAATATCTAtttgaaatttacataaatagagttaagttctaaactaccatgaacaagaggtagcttgaaTCTAGAATGCTAGAATGTCTGCAGTGCAAGGCTCTGTCCTCCACAGCTATGAAGCTCcaagatctacacgcaaggtgcataagtatagtatgagtacaatcgaccccatgtactcagtaagtatcttgacttgTATTGGTGAAGTGGTGGCAAGGTTTAAAGTTAAAGATACTTAATATATACTTGTGCAGATAATAAGCAGCAAGAATAAGCTAAGAGATATGTCAGATAATGGTAAGAGTAATAACTGAAAAACTACCGTGAAAGTTAATAGACATGGCAAACAATATATAACCTCATTACCGTCTCGACGAAGGGAACAGTAATCATGAGACACACACACGGATCAAAACCAAAATCTCCAACAAATACTGgtgcggtgtgcaacctgatcccaaatCTCAATTAACATTGTTGCCGTGTGCAATGAGATCCATACATCAATATgctttgttgcggcgtgcaacctaatcCCAATATCACTaaacactgttgcggcatgcaacccaatcctaATATCAATAAgcactgttgcgacgtgcaacccaatcccaacaTCAGTAAACACTATTGCAACGTACAACACTATCCCAATATTAATAATATGATATGAAACCGCAACAACAACCAAACGCGGGAAAAGTTCACATAGTAACACTAAGAACAAGAACACGCGGAATTCATCTAGAGAATACAATCCCTAAACCAAGTAAGATGAGTAGCACAATATCCCTGAGCTAGTCCCCTACATATAAGGACAAATCTTGCACAAAGCATAACACACAACCAATATACTAATCCCTCAATCCAATTAAGCAAAAGAGAGAATGACATGAAACGAGCAAAGATATTTATCAAGTAACAACAGGGAACAAATAAAGGCATTCAATATATAAAATTATGTAGCAAGTAAAGACATTTAATAAGTGAAGGCATATCGTAAGCCAAGTATATAGTAAGTGAAGACATGTAGTAAGTGAAAACATGTAGTAAGTGAAGACATGTTGCAGGTTAAGGCATTTAACATGTCAATCACGTGACAATTAGATGCATGTAATAGGTATGGACTGATAAGAAGTAAAGGCATGAATTCGAAGAGGACATGTTGCAGAAGTTAATTAAgtaaaagtgtcacgacccaagatCCACATGACCAGCACTCGGCACACCACCCGAACCAAACCCATATACAACTCCTCTCTTATATGCATGCAGAAGCCTTTTGAAACATAAaactttttaaataataaaattcatGCATGAAACTTAACCTTTAAAATGATTCTTTTCATTAAACAAAAGACATAAATGTAATTATTCATTGATACAttccatatgagtaaccataGCTTACAACCCAAAAGAATAAACTACTATTGTCTATGGAATCTCTATGACACGAAATGAATGTAATCGACCGAGACAAGACCCAACGACCCAAAAGCATAAAATAAATGTTACTCCATGATAGTAACAGTGGAGCCTCACCAAAAGTATCAACTGGAGATGTGGAGCTGTCCTATCCACGGGGCTCGCACTGCTTAGAACCGGTGCCTGAAAATAGAAATGGAAATTTGGACAAAGGGCCTAAGCTCCACATGCCTAGTATGAATCATGAACCGTTTTCCCAAAGAGTGGGACAAGATAGAAAAAGAAGATTAGGAGATATACAAAGCGTTGATATGACAAGGAAGTATTTATATCATTTCATAAGTTAAACAAGAAGATGAAATAATAATGTATAGTATAGTTCAAAGTCATTTCCTTTATCCCTTAAGTTCAACCAAAATCATGTGAGGTTTTACTTTTAGTGGGAGCTTTATACCGACACCGACATAATAAAAATAACACTAGGTGATTAACCTAGCCACAAGTATTTGACCCTACTTCTCGGCGCGATTTTCCATAGTACCGTACAAGCCGACTTAACCTCATTACATTTAGTAATGATCATTTGACCACAAATTAAGGACTTTATCCCACAAACTTCGGCTTAACCTTGGAATGTGTCCCTACACCGGTACATATAGTTCTATAGTAACGAATTCAAAATTTGAACCAATCTCTGTGGTCTACACTAGTAGCTCCCAAAACATTTGACGTTTCTATAATAGGTTCATAGCTTATAAGCCTCAAAGAAGTCTACCTCAAATCAATTTACAATGTTCATAACCGATCCAACCATTTGAACAAGAATCAAATGAAAACCTTCTTCAATTTCATGTAACAAAATGATAATTTATCTTTTAGTTCAACAAGtgtctgtcacgccccgaccatggggagcgtgaccggtgctcaaccgagataccccggccgagcaagcatgtATAATACCttctgttgatacccaattttgcccttatatttttttaaatagtatatatacttctAAAATATAATTTTGCATCATTAAttaatttacaagagttatacaagtattttctatggtttttataatttttgaaaaagctttaaaattgattttctagcatttaaattgcttgaatatttattaattattttgagATGACTTAATTATCCAAAGTTATTATTTGCATCAACATATATGTTTcagaatattttactttattttatgtaagtatatttgtatttttaaactatttacacaatttgcaataatagcctatatgttgTGCATAATCATATTTTTATTACATTATATGTACGCaaatagaatttttatatttttataatgttaaattattatttttaagcatCTTACTACACAAAcaatatttttattagtttgttAATTACAATTTATAAATATTGTTTATAATATTTCGTGTATTTAATTTGTAGCCCAAATTTGGGGCTAATTTTGAACCAAACAGAGCCAAATCACTGGCCCAGACATTCCCAATCCTTAGCCCAACCTCCTTtggcccaaaccaaatgacccttCTCCCAAACCCGGTCGAGACCCGTTAAAACGACCCATTCTATTTTCTTCTAATCCTAGCCGTTGATCTCTCTCTCAAGATCAACATCCCGCAATCACCCCTCTGCTTTAAATTAACCAAACCCACCCGAAACCCTACCATTTATCTAAGACCGTCGCCCCTAAATCATCTCTTCTCCTCTCCTCTCAAACCCTAGCAACTGCCTCCCTTATTCTGTCCAACTCTGACCTCAAGATGAAATCACTCCATGATTCCTTTTCCATTTATGCTCTGTCTCATTGTTTCTTACACGATTTTGGTATCACATAGTACTCGCTTATGTTTGGCAAGTTCCAGGCACTGAATCGAGGGAATCAAGCTCTATTTTGTTTAAATCCAGATGATATTTTTTCTATATACACGTATTACCAGGTTGTATGGGTTCGATTCAGTGAGATCTATGACTATTTGTGTTCTCCTTCTTGAATTAGGGTTTATCCAATTTTTCTCTTAAATTTATTCTAATGATTTTGCAtgcttttatttccttatttttgtgTTTGATTAATTATGTTTCCTTGTTTGTTCCTTCAATTTTACTGTTATATAAACCCCTTCCCTAATCCTCTTTAACGGACCTTAATCATTATTATTCTCTCATACCCtcactcactcgatactatacTGAATCTAttgttcttggccggctgaaagccaaggccatcgaAACTCTCTCTAACGACCtccctagtgcgagcactgcttGGGACTCATTTGAGGCTCCTGTGAACtttgacacactaggatttgggtctttTGGTTGTTCTCTTTACTTGTGATATTTGAGCTGTTTCTAACACTTAGAATACTCTTCTATTTAGTTTGTTGAATCTGCAAActggtgagtgtcttgacttttgCAGTTCTATCCTCTTTTGCTTGTTTCCAGTGCTTCGTATATATATGTTGTTCAAACCAATATGACTCCAATACTACGTTGTAATCATTGGATATTTTACTTGTATTGTAGCTATTCTGCAATTCTGAACCTCCAAGCGTCACAACTTGCCTAATTCTTTAAACTCCTATGTGTTCAACTTGAATGACTTTGTATCTTTAAGTTTGCTTTGTTGTTCTGCTGTTTATTGTGAGTTTTTCTCATGCCTTGTTTTGGATTCTCGCACTGAAATTCCTAGGGAATTATCTCTTACCTAGAATTTTCTTTAATGAACTTCTGCTAATAATtcctttatgtgaactctgttTTTTTTACCTACTTAAATGAACCATATTTGTTGTCAGAATGTTGCTTTGTTCTGGTGCTTGGTCAATCCTACATTCTTTGGTATTGCTTATGCTTCTCGTTGAATCCGAATACATTTAGATACCTTGATCATGTATAGTTGACTGGCTT
Encoded proteins:
- the LOC117280187 gene encoding uncharacterized protein, whose product is MGIQALHRGGMRALVTEDMAQLAMKFVRLGSPTFTGTDPLADPRDFLEETEKTTTLLGVKDHRVVILAAYQLKDVAELWFKGVRAALAVSFETLKKDTMSVSEYNIMFEKFSRYAPHLIPTDDDKIDHFARGLILSVRKEADSGRRNTTYADFVNLAMDFERIQQEEKVNREQNKKAHTFGTFSAVPSLGEGQNSGGPSRPP